One Henriciella litoralis genomic window carries:
- a CDS encoding adenosine deaminase has translation MSNLNALIEALPKAELHLHLEGSLEPEQLMEFAARNGVDIPFKTLEEVRAAYEFSNLQDFLDIYYQGMSVLQTEADFHDLTDAYLQRVAADNVRHVEVFFDPQGHTDRGIPFDVPIKGILRALDAAEAKYGITYRLIMCFLRHLSEEDAFETWEQAQPWLSKIHGIGLDSSENGHPPSKFTRIYEAARKAGLKLVAHAGEEGPPSYVYEALDDLKIDRIDHGNRSLEDDALVARIKEAGLTLTVCPLSNLSLCVVDDLKDHPMKRMLELGLKATINSDDPAYFGGYMNENYRQTAEAVGLTREEIITIAKNGFTGSFLSPEEQARHLAEIDRIASAH, from the coding sequence ATGAGCAACCTAAATGCCCTGATCGAGGCCCTGCCAAAGGCCGAGCTTCATCTTCATCTGGAAGGCAGCCTAGAGCCTGAACAGCTGATGGAGTTTGCCGCCCGTAACGGTGTCGACATCCCGTTCAAGACGCTGGAAGAGGTGCGCGCGGCCTATGAGTTCTCGAACCTACAGGACTTTCTCGACATTTATTATCAGGGCATGTCGGTGTTGCAGACCGAGGCAGACTTTCACGACCTGACAGACGCCTATCTGCAGCGCGTTGCGGCCGACAATGTCCGCCATGTCGAGGTGTTCTTTGATCCGCAGGGCCACACTGATCGCGGCATTCCTTTCGACGTGCCGATCAAGGGCATCCTCAGAGCGCTGGATGCGGCCGAAGCGAAATACGGCATCACCTATCGCCTTATCATGTGCTTCCTGCGCCATCTCTCGGAGGAAGACGCCTTCGAGACATGGGAGCAGGCCCAGCCTTGGCTGTCCAAAATCCACGGCATCGGCCTTGATAGCTCAGAGAATGGCCACCCGCCGTCGAAATTCACGCGCATCTATGAAGCGGCCCGCAAGGCTGGCCTGAAACTCGTCGCGCATGCCGGCGAGGAAGGCCCGCCATCCTATGTCTATGAAGCGCTGGATGATCTGAAGATCGACCGCATCGATCATGGCAACCGTTCGCTGGAGGACGACGCACTCGTCGCGCGCATCAAGGAGGCCGGTCTGACGCTAACCGTCTGCCCGCTCTCGAACCTCTCGCTCTGCGTCGTCGATGACCTCAAGGATCATCCGATGAAACGCATGCTTGAGCTTGGCCTGAAGGCGACGATCAACTCAGATGATCCGGCCTATTTTGGCGGCTATATGAATGAGAATTACCGCCAGACCGCTGAGGCCGTCGGCCTGACCCGCGAGGAGATTATCACCATCGCAAAGAACGGGTTTACCGGCTCCTTTTTGTCGCCCGAAGAACAGGCGCGTCACCTCGCCGAAATAGACCGCATCGCATCGGCGCACTAA
- a CDS encoding DUF1622 domain-containing protein, with translation MENLSGHIDVVLETASFAIELVSALILVIGALVFILTVGRGIAAPGITVSTALKRGRLKLGTYILAALEFLIVADILFTIVHRTLDDVIVLAIVAGVRTVVSYFLGKEIEALSQEDSEAIGLSKSTSRDAV, from the coding sequence TTGGAAAACCTCTCCGGACATATCGATGTCGTCCTGGAAACCGCGTCCTTCGCGATTGAGCTCGTCTCGGCGCTCATCCTCGTGATCGGCGCCCTCGTTTTCATATTGACGGTCGGGCGGGGGATCGCCGCCCCCGGCATCACCGTCTCGACAGCGCTCAAGCGCGGCCGTCTGAAGCTTGGCACCTATATCCTCGCTGCGCTCGAATTCCTCATTGTCGCCGACATCCTGTTCACCATCGTCCACCGGACCCTGGACGATGTCATCGTGCTGGCGATCGTGGCGGGTGTGCGGACGGTGGTGAGCTATTTCCTCGGCAAGGAAATCGAGGCGCTTAGCCAGGAAGACAGCGAAGCCATCGGCCTTTCAAAAAGTACAAGCCGCGACGCCGTTTAA
- a CDS encoding GNAT family N-acetyltransferase, with the protein MTFRFFRKRMFLRSFASMALMTHPAAGWQIRPYRRDDHVSLESLFLDCLVDFPWRGNKADETVRLRQCIRTGPCLVAEEKTAGLIGFLTLETANAYVPHLFVDRDWRLCGVGGGLLEVARDLARSPLQLDVDLQNEGAIRAYRALGWSEKVNARPSRPDQTRLAGP; encoded by the coding sequence ATGACATTTCGCTTCTTCCGCAAACGGATGTTTTTGCGTAGCTTTGCGTCAATGGCCCTGATGACCCACCCCGCAGCCGGTTGGCAGATCCGCCCTTATCGGCGCGATGACCATGTGTCACTGGAGTCGCTTTTTCTCGATTGTCTCGTTGATTTTCCCTGGCGCGGAAACAAGGCGGACGAGACGGTCAGATTGCGCCAGTGCATCCGTACCGGGCCATGCCTTGTTGCCGAAGAAAAGACGGCTGGATTGATCGGGTTTCTGACGCTCGAGACAGCGAATGCCTATGTTCCGCACTTGTTTGTTGATCGTGACTGGCGCCTCTGCGGCGTGGGCGGCGGTCTGTTGGAAGTTGCGCGCGACCTTGCCCGCTCGCCCCTACAGCTCGATGTCGATCTTCAGAATGAAGGCGCCATCCGCGCCTATCGCGCGCTTGGCTGGAGTGAGAAGGTCAATGCGCGCCCGTCCCGGCCGGACCAGACGCGGCTCGCTGGTCCTTAA
- a CDS encoding DUF5694 domain-containing protein: protein MMVRFLVVALSAFALVAGAFAQTEPADERPVEVMVLGVYHFANPGHDLNNIEVGDVLVPRRQAELDALGKALASFKPTVVATEAQAEPPYLDTRFDDFTPADLAENRNEIAQIGYRVAMLAGVDRVYGIDEQPEGDEPDYFPYGKLSEFAEETGRQAELAEVTDMSALMKKFQQAETTGTIPDVLMLHNGDETLDTVYWDMIKMGEGETQPGAELAAYWFMRNAKIFNKLVQVTKPGDRVLVVYGSGHRAWLTEMVERTTGFELVDPVPYIEMAQETLAETAD from the coding sequence ATGATGGTTCGTTTTCTGGTTGTCGCCCTGTCCGCCTTTGCATTGGTCGCAGGGGCATTTGCGCAGACCGAGCCTGCCGATGAGCGGCCGGTAGAGGTCATGGTGCTGGGCGTCTATCACTTCGCTAATCCGGGCCATGATCTCAACAATATCGAGGTTGGAGATGTTCTGGTCCCTCGGCGCCAGGCAGAGCTCGATGCGCTGGGCAAGGCCCTGGCGAGCTTCAAGCCAACTGTCGTCGCGACCGAAGCGCAGGCCGAGCCGCCTTATCTCGACACGAGGTTTGATGATTTTACGCCGGCTGATCTTGCTGAAAACCGCAATGAGATCGCGCAGATCGGCTACCGCGTCGCGATGCTGGCAGGCGTTGATCGGGTGTACGGCATCGACGAGCAACCCGAAGGCGATGAGCCGGACTATTTTCCCTATGGCAAGCTAAGCGAGTTCGCCGAGGAAACCGGTCGACAGGCCGAGCTGGCTGAGGTGACCGACATGTCAGCGCTGATGAAGAAATTCCAGCAGGCCGAAACGACGGGCACGATCCCTGACGTGCTGATGCTGCACAATGGCGATGAAACGCTCGACACCGTTTACTGGGACATGATCAAGATGGGCGAAGGCGAGACCCAGCCGGGTGCCGAGCTTGCGGCCTACTGGTTCATGCGCAATGCGAAGATTTTCAACAAGCTCGTCCAAGTGACCAAGCCGGGGGACCGGGTGCTCGTCGTCTATGGATCAGGCCACCGCGCCTGGCTCACCGAAATGGTCGAGCGGACAACCGGATTCGAGCTGGTCGATCCGGTGCCCTATATTGAAATGGCGCAAGAGACGTTGGCGGAAACGGCCGACTAG